A stretch of the Vitis vinifera cultivar Pinot Noir 40024 chromosome 16, ASM3070453v1 genome encodes the following:
- the LOC109124147 gene encoding putative germin-like protein 2-1, translating to MAFSVASASYPSPRQDFCVAVNDTNAAVFVNGKFCKDPKLATPNDFSFSGLGVPGNTSNKLGSMVTPANVAQIPGLNTLGVSLAQVDYAPYGTLYVGFFTSNPENRLISRVLYKGDVFVFPQVLIHFQLNVGTTNAVAIASLSSQNPGVITIANAVFGSKPAISADVLTKAFQLDKNVVAYLQSRFWTNNHTY from the exons ATGGCATTTTCTGTTGCCTCTGCCTCCTATCCCAGTCCTCGTCAGGACTTCTGTGTAGCTGTTAACGATACAAACGCCGCTG TGTTTGTGAATGGGAAATTCTGCAAAGATCCAAAGCTTGCGACTCCAAATGATTTCTCCTTTTCAGGGCTTGGTGTTCCAGGAAATACATCAAACAAACTTGGGTCCATGGTCACACCAGCAAACGTGGCACAGATACCTGGACTCAACACCCTTGGCGTTTCCCTGGCTCAGGTTGATTATGCGCCATATG GGACACTTTATGTGGGCTTTTTCACCTCTAATCCTGAGAACCGCCTCATCTCCAGGGTCCTTTACAAGGGAGACGTTTTCGTCTTCCCACAAGTTCTCATTCACTTCCAGCTCAATGTGGGAACAACAAACGCAGTGGCCATTGCTTCATTGAGTAGCCAGAACCCAGGCGTGATCACTATTGCAAATGCAGTGTTTGGATCAAAGCCAGCAATATCAGCTGATGTTCTGACAAAGGCCTTCCAACTGGACAAGAATGTGGTTGCCTATCTTCAATCTCGATTCTGGACTAACAACCACACCTACTAG
- the LOC104881991 gene encoding uncharacterized protein LOC104881991, which produces MMRSMRGSVVVMVVVAAVVVCSWGSVQMASADTSPSQCKEERNLLVNACRPVIYGRSPSADCCQRVRVSHVECVCPYVTPKTASIIGAIGVDNVVKKIEGCGRTVPRKFKCGSITTP; this is translated from the exons atgatgagaagCATGAGGGGGTCGGTGGttgtgatggtggtggtggctgCAGTGGTGGTATGCAGTTGGGGGAGTGTTCAGATGGCTAGTGCAGACACAAGTCCGAGCCAGTGCAAAGAGGAGAGGAACCTGCTGGTTAACGCCTGCAGGCCAGTGATCTACGGGCGCAGCCCATCTGCGGACTGCTGCCAGCGCGTTCGAGTGAGCCATGTAGAGTGTGTGTGCCCCTACGTCACTCCCAAGACCGCATCCATCATTGGGGCCATTGGTGTTGACAACGTGGTTAAGAAAATTGAAGGGTGTGGAAGGACGGTGCCCCGCAAATTCAAGTGTGGGA GTATCACCACTCCATGA
- the LOC100254460 gene encoding putative germin-like protein 2-1 — protein MGANTLTYVVLLAMAFSVASASDPSPLQDFCVAVNDTNDTVFVNGKFCRDPKLATPNDFFFSGLRLPGNTSNKLGSMVTPANVAQIPGLNTLGVSLARVDYAPYGLNPPHIHPRATEILTVLEGTLYVGFVTSNPENRLISKVLYKGDVFVFPQGLIHFQLNVGTTNAVAIASLSSQNPGVITIAKAVFGSNPAISADVLTKAFQVDKNVVEYLQSQF, from the exons ATGGGAGCTAACACCCTTACATACGTTGTACTCTTGGCTATGGCATTTTCTGTTGCCTCTGCCTCTGATCCCAGTCCTCTTCAGGACTTCTGTGTAGCTGTTAATGATACAAACGACACTG TATTTGTGAATGGAAAATTCTGCAGGGATCCAAAGCTTGCAACGCCAAATGATTTCTTCTTTTCAGGGCTTCGTCTTCCAGGGAATACATCAAACAAACTTGGGTCGATGGTCACACCAGCAAACGTGGCACAGATACCTGGACTAAATACCCTTGGCGTTTCCCTGGCTCGGGTTGACTATGCGCCATACGGCCTTAACCCTCCCCACATCCACCCTCGAGCTACAGAGATCCTCACTGTCTTGGAGGGGACACTTTATGTGGGCTTTGTCACCTCTAATCCTGAGAACCGCCTCATCTCCAAGGTCCTTTACAAAGGAGACGTGTTTGTCTTCCCACAAGGTCTCATTCACTTCCAGCTCAATGTGGGAACAACAAACGCAGTGGCCATTGCTTCATTGAGTAGCCAGAACCCAGGCGTGATCACCATTGCAAAGGCAGTGTTTGGATCAAACCCAGCAATATCAGCTGATGTTCTCACAAAGGCCTTCCAAGTGGACAAGAATGTGGTTGAGTATCTTCAATCTCAGTTCTAG